aagaaaagaaaagaatggttAGCTGATCTTCCCTTACACCAGGATAATGTCAATCTAATGAGGCGAGTTCAGCATCCATTAACCCCATGCAATGCCATTGGTTTTTTTCCAGTTTTCAACAATTTGAACACCATTTGATTGCATGACATCAAACTAGCAGTTATCAATTGCTCCACATTTTATTAAGGCAGCTTATTTGGATAAAATACTTGATTACAGAGACAAGCAAGTTAAAACTGCCCTCCAATTCATAGAACTGGACATAATCGGAAGGGAAGATATCACTTTGACCCAAAAAATGATGCATTGTTCCTATAAGGTtccatttgaaataaaaaaagaaaatcaagacaGAAAATATAGAACAAACCTGGAAAGCAGGTCCACCCTCAGCTGAATTCATGATACTCCAGCCACCCATAAATGCAAACAGGAACAATCTTCTAAAAATGACGTCAGTTGGAGGAAGTTCCACAAAATTGAGCAAGTTCTTAATCCAAGGTGGAGATTCTTCtactttcttcttcaacttgGTTTTCAAATTAATCTTGGTTTTCTTCCTCTGTTGGAAACTGTCCATCAGTATTTTCTCAAATGCAGCTTCTATTGATTCTGCACTTCTCTCATGGCCAGAATATTGCTCCAAAAGAAAATTGCGCGAGCCCCAAATTTCTTCCTCAGAGGCATCACGGCTAATACCAAGGCGTCTATAAGGATCCCACACTCTCGTTCGAGGAAATTTTTGGACGTTACCtacagaaaaatgaaaataaaataaaattaggatACATCCTTTGATGTAATCAACAGTTGGGCATTATAGAGAGATAGCAGAAACAAGTGAAACTGCAACATGTTACaagcatataaaattatataactaAGGGCTGCAAATTTTAGAGCAAAATTATCAATGGTTCACACACAAATAACATGCCTCAACAATTGCAAATttcaatttacaaaaatacctTGAACTCTTCCATTCCACCAGGAAATGAGAGAATTACGTACAGGAGTAATGCAAATCAAGTTGAAAAATAAGAGGATATATACACTTAACTGCTAGGAACCATCAAGGTAAAATAGATTATGTTGCACTTTTGTTATATGGTATACCATTCCCCATAATTGCAATACAACTTAACAGACCAGAGAAGGCAAgtaaagtttttgaaaaatgtgaataTATTGAAGATGCTACTAACTTTTTATTGACCCATAGGGGTCGTCAAAGAA
The Quercus lobata isolate SW786 chromosome 10, ValleyOak3.0 Primary Assembly, whole genome shotgun sequence DNA segment above includes these coding regions:
- the LOC115962545 gene encoding protein CHAPERONE-LIKE PROTEIN OF POR1, chloroplastic, whose protein sequence is MASLFLSNPTTTPLSTPFLPPKPFFRGNTKNPRAHFANFASPRCAVDTPFGGNVQKFPRTRVWDPYRRLGISRDASEEEIWGSRNFLLEQYSGHERSAESIEAAFEKILMDSFQQRKKTKINLKTKLKKKVEESPPWIKNLLNFVELPPTDVIFRRLFLFAFMGGWSIMNSAEGGPAFQVAVSLAACIYFLNEKTKSLARAFIIGLGALVIGWVSGSLLVPNIPALLLHPTWTLELLTSLVVYLFLFLACTFLK